A single genomic interval of Stieleria maiorica harbors:
- a CDS encoding sulfatase-like hydrolase/transferase has protein sequence MNRVNTLVSSTLLLILLTSPLAADAPNVILIMTDDQGYGDLSCHGNPTQKTPHLDHLHSQSVRFTDFHVAPFCTPTRAALMTGRYPARTGAYRTSSGRTSLHRREKTLGNLFTRNGYATGIFGKWHLGDCAPSRPMDKGFERSVWHRCGGLTQISDYWTNDYFDDTYLVGDRWKAFEGYCTDVWFDEAMKFITSVVSDAGGSKPFFVYLPTNAPHGPYLVAPKWKQPFLEMGMNNAKASFKGMVANFDWNLGRLLRFLDDERLADDTVVIFMTDNGTSAGTTFDKGTRIYGWPLDPSENANMRGGKSSAYDGGHRVPLFIRWPNGQLGSPRDIDTLAAHFDITPTLMDLCELDRPASWPSLDGRSLVPLIKSDEASWPPRTLHTQMHGGNGYHKPGDLWEIGAVLTERWRLVEGRELYDIVADPAQRNDVAEAHPDVVGELTKAHEEWFDSVKPGMIPTRILVGSDMENPTHLTSQEWVMPEGSPPWAHGHVLKRMIASGPWYLDVATAGTYVISLSRWPGYLNKPIESKRAAIEIGGQSLSIEIPEPDNMPAANFTVNLPAGPTELTTTLTTLDGQTHGAYFATVKRVEAAGNDQTTLLWTQYCVAGNTLKLSAHTDADPTRPTDSTATLALETDAGWQPVATVDVDSLTAMAAFRIEQWDAKVAKKYRVTCGGSERTGTIRAEPKDNGTLKLMAVACVNDKYFPYEEAVAQMIDQDPDLVFFAGDQIYESNAGGEVVEAKTEADVPRAMANYLAKWRRFGMIFRDLLKDRPSVMITDDHDVYANDLWGDGGRHMTGDRTSGGYPMHPTWVNAAERTQMWHLPDPVAAGPWGDGINAYFTSLDYGGVSFAILEDRKFKSPPSEVLSEAIGDPRTDKPNRTLEVIMDPAFDAGKLDRPDLQLLGQVQEAFLGVWGQRVKQKRLLAAVLSQSPFVNIGNYDVTYGDMDANGWPQSARNRALRAIAPANAVMISGDIHFGTLHRHGIDAWGDGPWGYSLPAFASNQNRSWRPRAPAQGGQIDGVVGSGNHHDRFGNKLTVAGTAHGYNGYGMVLFDNVKRQITLQLHTMDGDRNPSNEPVPGWPLTIDVP, from the coding sequence GTGAATCGTGTGAATACGCTCGTCTCATCAACACTGCTATTGATCCTGCTGACGTCGCCGCTTGCGGCGGACGCTCCCAATGTCATCCTGATCATGACGGATGATCAAGGGTACGGGGATCTTTCGTGTCATGGAAATCCGACGCAAAAAACACCCCATCTGGATCATTTGCATTCCCAATCGGTGCGGTTCACCGACTTTCATGTCGCTCCGTTTTGCACTCCGACGCGAGCGGCATTGATGACCGGACGCTACCCGGCTCGAACGGGAGCGTACCGCACGTCCTCGGGGAGGACGTCGCTGCACCGGCGCGAAAAGACCCTCGGCAATCTGTTCACCCGCAATGGCTATGCAACGGGGATCTTCGGCAAGTGGCACTTGGGCGATTGCGCTCCGTCGCGGCCGATGGACAAGGGTTTTGAACGCAGCGTTTGGCATCGTTGTGGGGGACTGACGCAGATCTCGGACTACTGGACCAACGATTATTTCGATGACACCTACCTTGTCGGTGATCGATGGAAGGCGTTTGAAGGCTATTGCACGGACGTCTGGTTTGATGAAGCGATGAAATTCATCACATCGGTCGTTTCCGATGCCGGTGGCAGCAAGCCGTTTTTTGTCTATTTGCCCACCAATGCCCCTCACGGCCCCTATCTGGTCGCACCGAAGTGGAAGCAGCCATTTCTAGAGATGGGCATGAACAATGCGAAAGCAAGTTTCAAAGGAATGGTTGCGAACTTCGATTGGAACCTGGGGCGATTGCTTCGGTTCCTGGACGACGAGCGATTGGCCGATGACACCGTCGTCATTTTTATGACCGACAACGGGACGTCGGCGGGGACCACGTTCGACAAGGGCACGCGGATTTATGGCTGGCCGTTGGACCCGTCCGAAAACGCCAACATGCGTGGCGGAAAAAGCTCGGCTTACGATGGCGGGCATCGCGTGCCACTGTTCATTCGCTGGCCCAACGGTCAATTGGGATCGCCACGCGACATCGACACGCTTGCCGCACATTTCGACATCACGCCGACGCTGATGGATTTGTGTGAACTGGATCGGCCGGCGTCTTGGCCCAGCTTGGATGGTCGATCACTTGTACCGTTGATAAAAAGCGACGAAGCGTCTTGGCCGCCGCGAACGCTGCACACGCAGATGCACGGTGGCAACGGCTATCACAAGCCGGGGGACCTGTGGGAAATCGGTGCGGTGCTGACGGAGCGTTGGCGGTTGGTCGAAGGCCGAGAGCTGTATGACATCGTCGCCGACCCGGCACAACGCAACGACGTCGCGGAAGCACATCCCGACGTGGTTGGCGAACTTACCAAGGCGCATGAAGAGTGGTTTGATTCGGTGAAGCCCGGGATGATTCCGACGCGAATCCTGGTGGGATCTGACATGGAAAACCCGACACACCTGACCAGTCAAGAATGGGTGATGCCGGAGGGAAGTCCGCCTTGGGCTCACGGGCACGTGCTCAAACGGATGATCGCAAGTGGACCCTGGTACTTGGACGTGGCAACAGCGGGGACGTATGTGATCTCGTTGTCGCGTTGGCCGGGCTATCTGAACAAACCGATCGAATCAAAAAGGGCGGCGATCGAAATTGGGGGACAATCGTTGTCCATTGAAATCCCCGAACCGGACAACATGCCCGCTGCGAATTTCACGGTCAATCTGCCTGCCGGTCCGACCGAGTTGACGACGACTCTGACAACCCTGGACGGCCAAACGCACGGTGCCTACTTTGCGACGGTCAAACGCGTTGAGGCCGCGGGAAACGACCAGACCACGCTGCTTTGGACTCAGTACTGCGTCGCGGGCAACACATTGAAACTGTCCGCCCACACCGACGCGGACCCGACGCGGCCAACCGATTCTACGGCAACGCTCGCGCTGGAAACGGACGCGGGGTGGCAACCGGTTGCGACGGTTGACGTCGATTCGTTGACTGCGATGGCAGCGTTTCGCATCGAGCAGTGGGACGCGAAGGTCGCAAAAAAGTACCGTGTGACCTGCGGCGGCAGCGAACGGACCGGAACGATCCGCGCCGAGCCGAAGGACAACGGGACGCTAAAGTTGATGGCGGTCGCATGCGTCAACGACAAATACTTTCCTTATGAGGAAGCCGTCGCCCAAATGATCGATCAGGATCCCGACCTGGTCTTTTTCGCGGGCGATCAGATCTACGAGAGCAACGCCGGGGGCGAGGTTGTCGAGGCGAAGACCGAAGCGGACGTTCCCCGAGCGATGGCGAATTATTTGGCCAAGTGGAGACGCTTTGGGATGATCTTTCGTGACCTGTTGAAGGATCGCCCGTCGGTCATGATCACCGACGACCACGATGTATATGCAAACGATCTGTGGGGCGACGGGGGCCGTCACATGACGGGTGATCGCACCTCCGGCGGTTACCCGATGCATCCGACATGGGTTAACGCCGCCGAACGGACTCAAATGTGGCATCTACCCGATCCGGTTGCCGCCGGGCCATGGGGCGATGGCATCAACGCCTACTTCACCTCGCTCGACTACGGCGGCGTCAGCTTTGCCATTTTGGAAGATCGCAAGTTCAAATCACCGCCCTCGGAAGTCCTTTCCGAGGCCATTGGCGACCCCCGCACAGACAAGCCCAACCGAACGCTCGAAGTCATCATGGACCCCGCGTTCGACGCCGGCAAGTTGGACCGACCGGACCTGCAATTATTGGGACAGGTGCAAGAGGCGTTTTTGGGCGTGTGGGGCCAGCGGGTCAAACAGAAACGGCTGCTCGCCGCCGTGCTCTCTCAATCACCGTTTGTCAACATCGGAAACTACGACGTCACCTATGGCGATATGGATGCGAACGGCTGGCCGCAATCGGCACGCAACCGCGCGCTCCGCGCCATCGCACCGGCAAATGCCGTGATGATCAGCGGCGACATTCACTTCGGCACGTTGCACCGACATGGGATTGACGCCTGGGGTGACGGCCCGTGGGGGTATTCGTTACCGGCATTCGCGTCAAATCAAAACCGAAGTTGGCGACCTCGTGCGCCGGCCCAAGGCGGTCAGATCGACGGCGTCGTCGGATCGGGAAACCATCACGACCGCTTCGGCAACAAGCTGACCGTCGCGGGGACGGCGCACGGCTATAACGGGTACGGGATGGTGCTGTTTGACAATGTGAAACGTCAAATCACGCTTCAGCTGCATACCATGGACGGCGACCGGAACCCGAGCAACGAACCGGTGCCCGGGTGGCCGCTGACGATCGATGTTCCCTGA
- a CDS encoding MBL fold metallo-hydrolase, whose product METLVRRDAQSGAGPRQYATQWLGGKTLTVAPGVHVLGELSPSAVYAIETSDGIILIDSGSDELARGVRESLLSVGLRLEDVRYVLITHAHYDHVFGANRIRTLSGAVVAAGKDDCQVLRTPDLPALYSVFPIIPYSGAPIEVDRELVDGDRIDLGGVTVEAIAAPGHTPGSTCYLLTRDSQTILFCGDVISSIDFGPATYSAELAPKYRGDAGAFVATIDRLLEMGPPDLLLTGHPRQQKQLQSIRLDPATWQGMLGPARDELQSIVERHARDGADFLDGHPKPIEPGLYYLGDLDGIAVYGIFDQENFMVVNAPGGDAYEAFLSARLESLGLKTDLPAMILLTSDRPDHRSGLESMPANTVVVAPASIAATLRNEGMDVRTPADVSATLQLKPMETPLGVSYSYSANGREILLTPDVPRNVSLVWTNRLSGRKTMGDLQPQMEDLMGELAEAEGRLTAYRKTLLRMEQFQPDVWLPSRPLTDQNANLYDDEWDEIIENNLRPADAVERRF is encoded by the coding sequence ATGGAAACGTTGGTTCGCCGCGATGCCCAAAGCGGTGCTGGCCCCCGCCAGTACGCGACACAGTGGCTGGGCGGCAAAACGCTGACCGTGGCACCCGGCGTGCATGTGCTTGGCGAACTCAGCCCCAGCGCGGTGTATGCCATCGAAACCTCCGACGGCATCATCCTGATCGACTCGGGAAGTGACGAACTGGCGCGCGGCGTTCGCGAATCATTGCTGTCGGTGGGGTTGCGGCTGGAGGATGTGCGTTATGTGCTGATCACACACGCCCACTACGACCACGTGTTTGGGGCCAATCGGATCCGCACCCTTTCGGGAGCCGTCGTCGCTGCCGGCAAAGACGATTGTCAGGTGCTTCGCACGCCCGACTTGCCGGCGTTGTACTCCGTGTTTCCCATCATCCCTTATTCGGGAGCACCGATCGAGGTGGATCGTGAACTGGTTGACGGCGACCGGATCGACTTGGGCGGCGTCACGGTGGAAGCGATTGCCGCCCCGGGGCACACTCCGGGCAGCACGTGCTACCTGCTGACCCGAGACAGCCAGACGATCCTTTTCTGCGGAGACGTGATTTCGTCGATCGACTTCGGTCCCGCCACGTATTCCGCCGAACTCGCGCCCAAATACCGAGGCGACGCCGGCGCATTTGTCGCCACGATCGACCGGCTGCTGGAAATGGGGCCGCCCGACCTGTTGCTGACGGGGCACCCGAGGCAACAAAAACAATTGCAATCGATTCGGTTGGATCCAGCGACATGGCAGGGGATGCTTGGCCCGGCTCGCGACGAACTGCAGTCGATCGTCGAGCGGCATGCGCGTGACGGAGCCGACTTTCTTGATGGCCATCCCAAGCCGATCGAACCGGGCTTGTACTACCTGGGCGACCTGGACGGCATTGCGGTGTATGGAATTTTCGATCAAGAGAATTTCATGGTGGTCAATGCGCCCGGGGGAGACGCCTACGAAGCGTTTCTATCGGCACGTCTCGAATCTTTGGGGCTGAAGACCGATCTGCCGGCGATGATCTTGCTGACCTCGGATCGGCCCGATCACCGCTCGGGGCTGGAGTCGATGCCCGCAAACACGGTCGTGGTCGCCCCCGCGTCGATTGCCGCGACGTTACGAAACGAAGGCATGGACGTCCGCACGCCCGCGGATGTGTCGGCGACGCTTCAGCTGAAGCCCATGGAAACCCCCCTGGGCGTCAGCTATTCGTATTCCGCCAACGGAAGGGAAATTCTGTTGACGCCCGACGTACCGCGAAACGTGTCGCTGGTATGGACGAACCGGCTTTCGGGACGCAAGACCATGGGCGATCTACAGCCGCAGATGGAGGATCTGATGGGCGAACTCGCCGAAGCGGAGGGGCGATTAACCGCCTATCGGAAAACGCTGTTGCGGATGGAGCAATTTCAACCGGATGTCTGGTTGCCGTCGCGGCCGTTGACGGATCAAAATGCCAACTTGTATGACGACGAGTGGGACGAGATCATTGAAAACAACCTGCGGCCCGCCGACGCTGTCGAGCGCCGGTTCTAA
- a CDS encoding cytochrome c oxidase subunit II produces the protein MIVAGIVAWIGWVGFRNEPALTHLDVNVVGLDYHLYFQYPGPDSVLGTSDDRLGTRNFFAPANARVDLNLTSRDFVYLVEIPEVGLYEVAAPGLEFKTRIETGDSGVHSLLGSQMCGYDHPELIGDFVVQHSADFRRTVRKLSPAPSPANRTQ, from the coding sequence TTGATCGTTGCCGGTATCGTGGCGTGGATCGGCTGGGTGGGATTTCGCAATGAGCCAGCGTTGACGCATCTGGACGTCAACGTGGTCGGATTGGATTACCACCTCTATTTTCAATATCCCGGCCCCGATTCGGTGCTTGGAACAAGCGATGATCGGCTGGGAACGCGGAATTTTTTTGCCCCGGCCAATGCTCGGGTCGACCTAAACCTGACGAGCCGGGATTTCGTTTATTTGGTGGAAATCCCCGAAGTCGGCCTCTACGAGGTCGCTGCACCGGGGCTGGAATTTAAAACCCGGATTGAAACGGGGGATTCAGGGGTGCACTCTTTGCTGGGAAGCCAGATGTGTGGCTACGATCACCCGGAACTTATTGGGGATTTCGTGGTTCAACATTCGGCGGATTTTAGGCGGACCGTCCGAAAACTCTCCCCCGCACCATCACCTGCAAACCGAACTCAATGA
- a CDS encoding FG-GAP-like repeat-containing protein, producing MIFSRLSHWNPLVFLVIWSMAVHVGCAPDADQERDSTPEVDRSLRTAEAQGLRVFGEIPAFSLTDQHGDPFDRSRLDGKIWVATFVFTRCGATCPYQTAAFSELQQTLQRADEWGKVQLVSFTVDPEFDTPEVLTEYGKKAGADFEHWHFLTGERSRLWDLSKDGFKLDVQSGRDASNLIAHSSLFVLVDQDSKIRGYYEGLSPEANKKLLDDVRELLDQQDPARMDRVTEVSVPRDVRDPKWLEPRAQAQRALASSYDVTCDFQFTDTLSASGITFKDNVVDDVKRDFKAAHYDHGTAVAVADVDQDGLMDLYFVCQLGSNQLWRNLGGGKFENITESAGVAVAEEVSTGASFADVDNDGDADLYVTRVRAPNRLFLNDGTGVFEDVSQDSGLDHVGHSSGAVFFDYDRDGLLDVLLTNVGKYTTEQRGPGGYYLAYKAAFTGHLFPERAEPNILFRNLGDARFENVNEKVGFNDLSWSGDATPIDGNDDGWPDIYVLSMQGHDQYFENQQGKGFVSKGHELFPSSAWGSMGVKVFDFNRDSRLDLYVTDMHTDMVHDVEPENEKAKMQRNLPISMLATDGNHILGNAFYLKDDKDSYREVSDEIGAENYWPWGISVADLNADGFEDVFIAASMNFDFRYGINSVLLNDHGKRFLDSEFILGVEPRAKGTAQPWMELDCDGVDAKHRLCEGRSGKLLVWGATGSRSSVVFDIENDGDLDIVTNDFGGTPMVLTSNLTDSHDVHALSVQLVGTDSNRDGLGALVDVLVADNHLISVHDGKSGYLSQSRMPMYVGLGDATQVDSVTVTWPSGIVQTVPGPIPSNQKLTIVEKGEIAE from the coding sequence ATGATTTTTTCTCGCCTGTCTCACTGGAATCCGTTGGTTTTTCTGGTGATTTGGAGCATGGCCGTGCATGTGGGGTGTGCCCCCGATGCAGATCAAGAACGCGACTCCACGCCGGAAGTGGACCGCTCACTGCGAACCGCAGAAGCCCAAGGGCTGCGGGTTTTCGGAGAAATTCCTGCGTTTTCCCTGACGGACCAGCACGGAGATCCCTTCGACCGTAGCCGATTGGATGGCAAAATCTGGGTCGCCACCTTTGTGTTCACGCGTTGCGGGGCGACCTGCCCCTATCAGACCGCCGCATTCAGCGAGCTGCAACAAACCCTTCAGCGGGCTGACGAATGGGGCAAGGTCCAGCTGGTTTCGTTCACAGTGGATCCCGAATTCGACACCCCCGAGGTGCTGACGGAGTACGGGAAAAAGGCGGGAGCCGATTTCGAACATTGGCATTTTTTGACCGGCGAACGATCCCGTCTGTGGGATCTAAGCAAAGACGGTTTCAAGTTGGATGTCCAATCGGGTCGTGATGCGAGCAATCTGATCGCGCACAGTTCGCTGTTCGTCCTGGTGGATCAAGATTCCAAAATCCGCGGCTACTACGAAGGTTTGTCGCCGGAGGCCAACAAAAAGCTTTTGGACGATGTACGTGAATTGCTGGACCAACAAGACCCCGCTCGGATGGACCGGGTCACCGAAGTGTCCGTTCCACGCGACGTTCGTGATCCGAAATGGCTGGAACCCCGTGCCCAGGCCCAACGTGCGCTCGCGTCCAGCTACGACGTGACCTGCGATTTTCAGTTCACCGACACGCTGTCCGCCAGCGGCATCACGTTCAAGGACAACGTGGTCGACGATGTAAAGCGAGATTTCAAAGCCGCCCACTATGACCACGGCACGGCCGTGGCGGTTGCCGACGTCGACCAAGACGGGTTGATGGATCTGTACTTCGTCTGCCAATTGGGAAGCAATCAGTTGTGGCGGAACCTTGGCGGCGGCAAGTTTGAGAACATCACCGAATCAGCCGGCGTCGCGGTCGCCGAGGAGGTCTCGACCGGCGCATCATTCGCCGACGTCGACAATGACGGCGACGCGGATCTGTACGTCACGCGTGTCCGCGCACCCAATCGATTGTTTCTCAATGACGGAACAGGCGTGTTTGAAGACGTTTCCCAGGACTCGGGATTGGATCACGTCGGCCATTCCTCCGGGGCCGTCTTCTTCGATTACGATCGCGACGGTTTATTGGATGTGCTGCTGACAAACGTCGGAAAATACACGACCGAGCAGCGCGGTCCTGGGGGATATTATCTGGCGTACAAAGCCGCCTTTACCGGGCATCTGTTCCCCGAACGAGCCGAGCCGAACATCTTGTTCCGCAACCTGGGTGACGCCCGTTTTGAAAATGTCAACGAAAAGGTCGGTTTCAACGACCTGTCCTGGTCCGGGGATGCGACGCCGATCGACGGCAATGATGACGGCTGGCCCGACATTTACGTGCTCAGCATGCAAGGCCATGACCAGTATTTTGAAAACCAGCAGGGCAAGGGCTTTGTCAGCAAGGGGCACGAGTTGTTTCCCAGCAGCGCCTGGGGATCGATGGGCGTCAAAGTGTTTGACTTCAACCGCGACTCCCGCTTGGATCTTTACGTCACCGACATGCACACCGACATGGTTCACGACGTGGAGCCGGAAAACGAGAAGGCGAAAATGCAACGGAATCTGCCGATCTCGATGCTCGCCACCGACGGCAATCACATCCTCGGAAACGCTTTTTATCTGAAAGACGACAAAGATTCCTACCGCGAGGTGTCCGACGAAATCGGGGCCGAAAACTACTGGCCGTGGGGAATCAGCGTGGCGGACCTGAATGCCGACGGGTTCGAAGACGTCTTCATCGCGGCCAGCATGAACTTTGATTTCCGCTACGGCATCAACTCCGTTCTTTTGAACGATCATGGAAAACGATTTCTGGACAGCGAGTTCATTTTGGGAGTCGAGCCGCGAGCCAAAGGCACCGCGCAACCCTGGATGGAACTGGATTGTGACGGCGTGGATGCGAAACACCGGTTATGCGAAGGCCGTAGCGGCAAACTGTTGGTCTGGGGGGCCACCGGCTCGCGAAGTTCCGTCGTCTTCGACATCGAAAACGATGGCGACCTGGACATCGTGACCAACGACTTCGGTGGAACCCCGATGGTGTTGACCAGCAATCTGACCGACAGCCACGACGTCCATGCGCTCAGCGTCCAATTGGTCGGAACAGATTCGAATCGGGACGGGCTCGGTGCTCTGGTGGATGTTCTGGTCGCTGACAACCATCTGATTTCGGTCCACGACGGAAAATCGGGTTATTTGTCGCAAAGTAGAATGCCGATGTACGTCGGATTGGGGGATGCGACGCAGGTTGATTCGGTCACCGTCACCTGGCCCTCGGGGATCGTGCAGACCGTCCCTGGACCGATTCCTTCGAACCAAAAGCTGACCATTGTTGAAAAAGGCGAAATCGCAGAGTAA